One part of the Apus apus isolate bApuApu2 chromosome 23, bApuApu2.pri.cur, whole genome shotgun sequence genome encodes these proteins:
- the LOC127393594 gene encoding complement receptor type 1-like yields the protein MPACTLGHCSFPPAINHAERNARGEFLVGTTVTYFCRPGYALIPDVSPITTCLENFTWSVIPPLCQRVLCPSPSIQHGREITLRTTDYAVGHQVEFQCDPGYILRGSQRIQCGSDGMWRPPVPYCDKACDPPPQIPHGQHSAVRTERFPYGLEVKYSCAEGLSLVGDESIYCTSDDGEALAWSGPAPECRLVRCPRPAVQGARVAPQSFSFGYGAAVRFSCQEGFELRGDAESRCLEDGAWHPPLPSCQPVRCPEPQVANGRLKSPSEDKMGYQANATVTFECLDGYQFSGDGDMSLENSWTATCLPDGSWTPLPKCKKAGDAAGCEEVHYIREVFDCGVPMAEVKTLLEIEKLFLEIKKLKVELENLNK from the exons ATGCCTGCCTGCACCCTAG GTCACtgttccttccctcctgccatcAACCACGCAGAGCGAAATGCTCGGGGCGAGTTCCTAGTGGGGACAACTGTGACCTATTTCTGCAGACCTGGATACGCTTTGATCCCTGATGTCTCTCCAATAACTACTTGCCTTGAAAATTTCACGTGGTCGGTGATCCCACCGCTGTGCCAGA gggtgCTGTGTCCCAGCCCATCCATCCAACATGGGAGAGAGATCACCCTCCGGACAACAGACTATGCTGTTGGACACCAGGTGGAATTTCAGTGTGACCCTGGCTACATTTTGAGGGGCAGCCAGAGGATCCAGTGTGGATCTGATGGGATGTGGAGACCTCCTGTGCCCTACTGCGACAAGG CCTGTGACCCCCCTCCACAGATCCCCCACGGGCAGCACTCTGCCGTGAGAACGGAGCGGTTCCCCTACGGCTTGGAAGTGAAGTACAGCTGCGCAGAGGGTCTGTCCCTCGTTGGGGACGAGTCCATCTACTGCACCTCGGACGACGGGGAGGCCCTGGCGTGGAGCGGCCCTGCCCCGGAGTGCCGGC TGGTTCGGTGCCCCAGGCCCGCGGTGCAGGGGGCTCGGGTGGCTCCGCAGAGCTTCAGCTTTGGCTACGGGGCGGCCGTGCGGTTCTCCTGCCAGGAAGGCTTCGAGCTGCGCGGAGACGCCGAGAGCCGGTGCCTGGAGGATGGTGCCTGGcaccctcccctgccctcctgccagccAG ttcgTTGTCCAGAACCACAGGTGGCCAATGGAAGGCTGAAAAGCCCTTCAGAGGATAAAATGGGGTACCAAGCAAATGCCACTGTTACTTTTGAATGCCTTGATGGGTACCAGTTCTCAGGTGATGGAGACATGTCTCTAGAAAACTCTTGGACAGCCACATGTTTGCCTGATGGCAGCTGGACACCGTTGCCCAAGTGT aAGAAAGCAGGTGATGCTGCTGGATGTGAGGAGGTTCATTATATCAGAGAGGTCTTTGATTGTGGTGTGCCTATGGCAGAAGTGAAAACCCTGCTGGAAATAGAAAAACTGTTTCTGGAGATCAAAAAACTAAAGGTGGAATTAGAAAACTTGAACAAGTGA
- the LOC127393591 gene encoding C4b-binding protein alpha chain-like: MPAVEQGRQRGRAAVLGLFLTAALVVAVQSACQAPPRLPSAELKEQYQGATRFLYNSVVEYVCRPGYKRNPGARNTLVCGRNSMWHGSKEICIPKMCSHPGQPDNGRLDLQEEVSFAFGSTVNFTCNLGYRLVGSSQIQCVIKNDAVTWDRDTPLCEPIPCPPPPTIANGEHSGTNQELFEYGSSVTYHCHPVRRGESPFSLVGDASIFCTTTDHVNGVWNKPAPECRVVSCEQPSLENGKLLSGYRPRYTYRDTVLFDCNFRYTLNGSDTSTCSQEGLWHPPLPRCQLSSCEDPPDVANAFKAKLAGNLFPVDTVITYECKEGHQFSPGETTRHVQCLQDFTWTETPPPCERISCPAPDIRNGKPLYVWEEKDSYVYGDRLEITCDDGYTFKGHGDNVVLQCTSEGRWNPAIPECTQEPRCPRPDIAHGREIFKSKNDYTVGTLLRLGCDSGYVLRGQDSTRCQADATWAPSLPFCDQACDPPPQIPHGQHSASGQAHFPYGAVVTYSCAEGLSLVGDESIYCTSDDGEALAWSGPAPECRLVRCPRPAVQGARVAPQSFSFGYGAAVRFSCQEGFELRGDAESRCLEDGAWHPPLPSCQPVRCRHPSAQEEELTYPSKKTQYEVNETLTFYCRTGTYSSERSVTTCSSNGTWVPPPTCKKRDACEKILQNREAFQCGIPLAELKTLLEIQKLYLEIQKLEKELKTRAYG; this comes from the exons ATgccagctgtggagcaggggaggcagaggggcCGTGCTGCTGTCCTTGGGCTGttcctcactgctgctcttgTTGTAGCTGTCCAGA GTGCCTGCCAAGCTCCGCCACGTCTCCCATCTGCAGAACTCAAAGAGCAATACCAAGGTGCTACCAGATTTCTCTACAATTCAGTGGTGGAATATGTCTGTCGTCCAGGCTACAAGAGAAATCCTGGAGCCCGAAACACCCTTGTTTGTGGAAGGAACAGCATGTGGCACGGGTCAAAGGAGATCTGTATAC CAAAGATGTGCAGCCACCCCGGCCAGCCAGACAATGGCAGACTTGACCTACAAGAAGAGgtcagttttgcttttggttcAACAGTGAACTTCACCTGCAACCTTGG GTACAGGCTGGTTGGAAGTTCTCAGATTCAGTGTGTGATTAAAAATGATGCTGTAACATGGGACAGAGATACTCCCCTCTGTGAAC CAATACCATGTCCACCCCCTCCCACAATAGCCAATGGAGAGCACAGTGGAACCAACCAAGAGCTCTTTGAGTACGGATCATCTGTCACCTACCACTGCCACCCAGTCAGGAGGGGAGAGAGTCCTTTCTCACTGGTGGGAGATGCCTCTATTTTCTGTACAACCACAGATCATGTAAACGGTGTCTGGAACAAACCAGCCCCTGAGTGCAGAG TGGTGAGCTGCGAGCAGCCCAGCCTGGAGAACGGGAAGCTGCTGAGCGGGTACCGGCCCCGCTACACCTACCGGGACACTGTGCTGTTCGACTGCAACTTCCGCTACACCCTGAACGGCAGCGACACCTccacctgcagccaggaggggctCTGGCACCCACCGCTGCCCCGCTGCCAGCTCA GTAGCTGTGAGGACCCTCCAGATGTGGCTAatgcttttaaagcaaaacttgCTGGCAATTTGTTTCCTGTGGACACTGTCATTACCTACGAGTGCAAGGAGGGCCACCAGTTCAGCCCGGGAGAAACCACGCGGCACGTCCAGTGTCTGCAGGATTTTACGTGGACTGAAACTCCACCTCCTTGTGAGA GAATCTCTTGCCCTGCTCCAGACATCAGAAATGGAAAGCCCTTGTATGtatgggaagaaaaggacagttaCGTGTATGGAGACAGACTTGAAATTACCTGTGATGATGGCTATACCTTCAAAGGCCATGGGGATAACGTTGTGCTTCAGTGTACGAGTGAGGGGAGGTGGAACCCAGCCATCCCAGAGTGCACCCAAG AACCTCGCTGCCCAAGGCCAGACATTGCTCATGgaagagagatttttaaaagtaaaaatgacTACACAGTGGGGACCCTGCTGAGGCTGGGGTGTGATTCTGGGTATGTGCTCAGGGGCCAGGACTCAACCCGGTGTCAGGCTGATGCGACCTGGGCTCCCTCGTTACCGTTTTGTGATCAAG CCTGTGACCCCCCTCCACAGATCCCCCACGGGCAGCACTCTGCCTCGGGACAGGCTCACTTCCCCTACGGTGCCGTGGTGACCTACAGCTGCGCAGAGGGTCTGTCCCTCGTTGGGGACGAGTCCATCTACTGCACCTCGGACGACGGGGAGGCCCTGGCGTGGAGCGGCCCTGCCCCGGAGTGCCGGC TGGTTCGGTGCCCCAGGCCCGCGGTGCAGGGGGCTCGGGTGGCTCCGCAGAGCTTCAGCTTCGGCTACGGGGCGGCCGTGCGGTTCTCCTGCCAGGAAGGCTTCGAGCTGCGCGGAGACGCCGAGAGCCGGTGCCTGGAGGATGGTGCCTGGcaccctcccctgccctcctgccagccAG TTCGGTGTCGCCATCCCTCGgcacaggaggaggaactgacttacccctcaaaaaaaacccagtacgAGGTGAATGAGACTCTGACCTTCTACTGCAGAACTGGTACCTATTCATCAGAACGTTCAGTAACTACCTGCTCATCTAATGGCACTTGGGTACCACCACCCACGTGT aaaaaacgTGATGCATGTGAGAAGATTCTTCAAAATAGGGAAGCTTTCCAGTGTGGAATTCCTCTGGCAGAACTTAAAACTCTGCTGGAGATCCAGAAACTGTACCTGGAGATCCAGAAACTTGAAAAGGAGCTAAAAACCAGAGCATATGGCTGA